The following are encoded in a window of Harpia harpyja isolate bHarHar1 chromosome W, bHarHar1 primary haplotype, whole genome shotgun sequence genomic DNA:
- the LOC128136218 gene encoding B-cell differentiation antigen CD72-like: MRGCWSPQPCVSGPICYSSEQTSASAEASCTSPLQPREHNHWGAGPSLKGIPKAGWEPAGQEPAGLRACPALAHMAQSVVYADLRFAKVMGGRSMANQALEAALGMDEAESPYKNVQPVPVGQDEDEAQPSPGHWSRQWCIPVGLLATCLLVATVALGACYCQVTRSLRDASREHAAEWGRLSQEVSAREQSLEQTRLELAWARAELQRAWRESNSSQLELGSLNAELAHVMGVLGKTEKEMQEVQGKLNNSESTVAILRSCTAIDCCPSGWLLYRGKCLFISSEKKTWEDSRDKCEKKYSQLLVTKSWSRWTMPTFLKNTDIPYWIGLQKSSFPWYDYGWLEEGDLDSEGVLDAWFWVDGSLYERPWQSKLNGSCAIISRGNIKPTQCASPDDLHLWICEKAVGPSSPFI, encoded by the exons ATGAGAGGGTGCTGGTCCCCACAGCCATGCGTCTCTGGTCCCATCTGCTACAGCTCAGAGCAaacttctgcttctgcagaagccaGCTGCACTTCTCCTTTGCAACCCCGAGAGCACAATCACTGGGGAGCAGGACCATCCCTGAAAGGCATCCCAAAGGCAGGGTGGgagccagcagggcaggagccagcagggCTTAGGGCTTGCCCAGCACTTGCCCACATGGCCCAGAGTGTGGTTTATGCTGACCTGAGGTTTGCCAAGGTGATGGGGGGACGGAGCATGGCCAACCAGGCGCTGGAGGCAG CCCTCGGCATGGATGAAGCAGAGAGCCCCTACAAGAATGTGCAGCCGGTGCCAGTGGGGCAGGATGAGGACgaggcccagcccagcccag GGCACTGGTCCCGGCAGTGGTGCATCCCTGTGGGGCTGCTGGCAACCTGCCTGCTGGTGGCCACTGTGGCCCTGGGGGCTTGct ACTGTCAGGTCACCCGCAGCCTGCGGGATGCCTCCCGTGAGCATGCGGCCGAGTGGGGCCGCCTCTCGCAGGAGGTGAGTGCACgggagcagagcctggagcagaCACGGCTGGAGCTGGCGTGGGCCAGAGCGGAGCTACAGCGAGCATGGCGGGAGAGCAACAgcagccagctggagctggggagccTGAACGCCGAGCTGGCGCATGTCATGGGTGTCCtggggaagacagagaaggagatgcaggaggTGCAGGGGAAGCTCAACAACAGTGAGAGCACTGTGGCCATCCTGCGCTCCTGCACGGCTATAG ACTGCTGCCCCTCAGGCTGGCTGCTGTACAGGGGCAAGTGCCTCTTCATTTCATCGGAGAAGAAGACATGGGAGGACAGCAGAGACAAGTGCGAGAAGAAATATTCTCAGCTCCTGGTCACCAAATCCTGGAGTCGCTGGACCATGCCG acCTTCCTGAAGAATACAGACATCCCGTACTGGATTGGGCTGCAGAAGAGCAGCTTCCCCTGGTACGACTACGGCTGGCTGGAAGAAGGGGACCTGGACAGCGAGGGGGTCTTGGATGCCTGGTTCTGGGTGGATGGTTCCCTTTACGAAAG GCCATGGCAGTCAAAGTTGAATGGGTCCTGTGCCATAATAAGCCGCGGGAACATCAAACCCACCCAGTGCGCCAGTCCTGATGACCTGCACCTCTGGATCTGTGAGAAGGCAGTGGGGCCAAGCTCCCCTTTCATATGA